A part of Agromyces protaetiae genomic DNA contains:
- a CDS encoding alpha/beta fold hydrolase, which yields MEPQTPQPIFVTSPDGTRIATHTIGSATGEPALLITGGPARGVEYLGDFAGVGEVRPLQVVHPRGTPTTGGLSRGWWNDTADVIAVAEASGLEAFDLVAHSAGTRLALATVAQHPGRIRSLLLVTPPATWLTGAAYDGEELARRRAEPEVAAALASMLGEDPADEDEFQTSWRVEGPAGYAAWTAVERAHAEVGEMHLDASNAWFRDIPSDAAERVLHSELPPTLVIGGREDLLTGFRPVEAYASALGADAVFIDECGHYPWVERPVEFGGVASDWLVR from the coding sequence GTGGAACCTCAGACCCCCCAACCGATCTTCGTCACCTCGCCCGACGGCACCCGCATCGCGACGCACACGATCGGCTCGGCGACCGGCGAGCCGGCGCTGCTCATCACGGGCGGGCCGGCCCGCGGCGTCGAGTACCTCGGCGACTTCGCCGGTGTCGGCGAGGTCCGGCCGCTGCAGGTCGTGCATCCGCGCGGCACGCCCACGACGGGCGGCCTCTCGCGCGGGTGGTGGAACGACACGGCTGACGTGATCGCCGTGGCCGAGGCATCCGGGCTCGAGGCCTTCGACCTCGTCGCGCACTCGGCGGGCACGCGACTCGCGCTCGCGACGGTCGCACAGCACCCGGGCCGCATCCGCTCGCTGCTCCTCGTCACGCCGCCCGCGACATGGCTCACGGGCGCCGCGTACGACGGCGAGGAGCTCGCGAGGCGACGCGCCGAGCCCGAGGTAGCGGCGGCCCTCGCCTCGATGTTGGGCGAAGACCCCGCCGACGAGGACGAGTTCCAGACGTCGTGGCGCGTCGAGGGGCCGGCCGGGTACGCCGCGTGGACCGCCGTCGAACGTGCGCACGCCGAGGTCGGCGAGATGCACCTCGACGCCTCGAACGCGTGGTTCAGGGACATCCCGAGCGATGCCGCCGAGCGGGTGCTCCACTCCGAACTTCCGCCGACCCTCGTCATCGGCGGCCGCGAGGACCTGCTCACGGGCTTCCGCCCGGTTGAGGCATACGCCTCGGCGCTCGGCGCCGACGCCGTCTTCATCGACGAGTGCGGTCACTACCCGTGGGTCGAGCGCCCGGTCGAGTTCGGAGGGGTGGCGAGCGATTGGCTCGTGCGCTGA
- a CDS encoding adenine phosphoribosyltransferase, translating to MDASEARAIVEPRIATIPDFPEPGILFRDLTPVFADGPAFHALSESLTLPFAGRFDVLAGVEARGFLLAAAGSVLAGTGVLPVRKAGKLPRKVLTEEYALEYGTAALEVHEGELPPGTRVLIVDDVLATGGTVGAAARLVERAGWEVVGVSVAIELEGLGGRAALPDGLEVYSLLQY from the coding sequence GTGGATGCCTCTGAAGCCCGCGCGATCGTCGAGCCGCGCATCGCGACCATTCCCGACTTCCCCGAGCCGGGGATCCTGTTCCGCGACCTCACGCCCGTCTTCGCCGACGGGCCGGCGTTCCACGCGCTGTCCGAGTCGCTGACGCTGCCGTTCGCCGGACGGTTCGACGTGCTCGCGGGCGTCGAGGCGCGCGGGTTCCTGCTCGCCGCGGCCGGGTCGGTGCTCGCCGGAACGGGCGTGCTGCCCGTGCGGAAGGCGGGCAAGCTCCCACGCAAGGTGCTCACGGAGGAGTACGCGCTCGAGTACGGCACGGCCGCGCTCGAGGTGCACGAGGGCGAGCTGCCGCCCGGCACGCGCGTGCTCATCGTCGACGACGTGCTCGCGACGGGCGGCACGGTCGGGGCTGCGGCGAGACTCGTCGAGCGCGCCGGGTGGGAGGTCGTCGGCGTCTCGGTCGCGATCGAGCTCGAAGGCCTCGGCGGGCGCGCAGCGCTGCCCGACGGGCTCGAGGTGTACAGCCTGCTGCAGTATTGA
- a CDS encoding GH92 family glycosyl hydrolase, with amino-acid sequence MRRPRIQRERGRAATALTLSLALSAGLVAFAQAPASAEDGDVEYVADPTAYVDPMIGTGNGGESVGEVNNFPGVAAPFGMMQLSPDTPNAPGGYHYDANTIKGFSLNHASVGCPAFGDIPILPVTGAIASGQVPNADRLSNRTVGFSHDDEHAELGSYSLGLANGVDVDLTATTRTGLLEFEFPADQLASIVVKSGSSIGGSRANTHVEVVGDSEVAGYSTTGGFCAVNDNEYTVYFDIVFDRPFQSHGTYVDRVNTADALSADGPNSGAYLGFDVAEDQTVTAKVSMSYVSIDGARRNMAAEIPGWDLAPVAADTREQWRQLLSKVAVGGGEDEHLTQFYTALYHSFLHPNTFNDVDGQYIGFDDVVRTLEPGQTQYANFSDWDIYRSLVQLQALLLPDETAQMGESLLRDAQQQGGWWPRWPLANDTTSQMNGDNSVPVYVNYAVWGADTSKMDLAAALEIMEKGATQSAPVGWGWYERRGVEDYVELGYQPNNADSAGDHGLQGASQTLEWAIDDYTIAQLAGLLGDDETREEYLQRSQNWQNIFNPTTGYLSPRDDFGAFPAGPGYVPPTGNNFGQSGYAEGNAAQYNWLVPQNLKGLIDSMGGAEPTIERLDAFFEQINAGPNVPFMWAGNEINFGVPWVYNALGQPWKTQEQVRRIQTELFANGPGGAPGNDDLGAQSSWYVWASLGLYPITPGETDLGVHAPLFEHAKLSLGNGNTIRINAEGAGVDAAYVTDLRLDGQEYEHTALPQSFAVQGGTLDFTLSNEPDETWAASPEAASPSYTEYQRPAIGLTDPTGPVTVTAGDSLDLEIGAAGTGLGETPVTWKAVAPDGVTVTPSSGSLTVPSIGQVRDDVVVDVSESVESGSHPVSFEFETADGQKLPGGTVVLAVLAADGNAIMCSVLSTEVTGTSLTWKDEGDGKTVPAERGGFIGRTTTGTSNYMYFQVDDLYAAPGNGARAATVNVTYFDQGTGSWNLHYDSAGTTGNPNYKDSPRWTNTNTNTWKTATFVLPDAEFSNGENGNSDFRLNIGIGQQVIGRVSVTVNGPGVTAMHLCDALPQAPEIATGPADAVVLAGGDAEFGAAVSSDLATRLAWQSKAPGSDEWVAVDGQTGPTLALAGVGTSVDGTQYRVVASNLAGQATSDPATLRVYGPVSAAVGAGEIAEFGTIDFTGAGFLPGEDVTATLEPGGFALGTATADASGAVSGSATLADDVVAGRTR; translated from the coding sequence ATGAGGAGACCACGAATCCAGCGAGAGCGGGGGCGCGCCGCGACGGCGCTCACCCTGAGCCTCGCGTTGTCGGCGGGACTGGTGGCGTTCGCGCAAGCACCGGCCTCCGCCGAGGACGGCGACGTCGAGTACGTCGCCGACCCCACGGCCTACGTCGACCCGATGATCGGCACCGGAAACGGTGGCGAATCGGTCGGCGAGGTGAACAACTTCCCCGGCGTGGCTGCGCCGTTCGGCATGATGCAGCTGAGCCCAGACACCCCGAACGCCCCGGGCGGATACCACTACGACGCCAACACCATCAAGGGCTTCAGCCTCAACCACGCGTCGGTCGGATGCCCCGCCTTCGGCGACATCCCGATCCTCCCCGTCACCGGCGCCATCGCATCGGGGCAGGTGCCCAACGCCGACCGCCTGAGCAACCGCACGGTCGGCTTCTCGCACGACGACGAGCACGCCGAGCTCGGAAGCTACTCGCTCGGCCTCGCGAACGGCGTCGACGTCGACCTCACCGCCACGACCCGCACGGGCCTCCTCGAGTTCGAGTTCCCGGCCGACCAGCTCGCGAGCATCGTCGTGAAGTCTGGCTCGAGCATCGGCGGCAGCCGCGCGAACACGCACGTCGAGGTCGTCGGCGACTCTGAGGTCGCCGGCTACTCGACGACCGGCGGGTTCTGCGCCGTCAACGACAACGAGTACACGGTCTATTTCGACATCGTCTTCGACCGGCCGTTCCAGTCCCACGGCACCTACGTCGACCGGGTGAACACGGCCGACGCGCTGTCGGCCGATGGCCCCAACTCGGGCGCCTACCTCGGCTTCGACGTCGCCGAAGACCAGACCGTCACCGCCAAGGTGTCGATGTCGTACGTGAGCATCGACGGTGCCCGCCGCAACATGGCCGCCGAGATCCCCGGATGGGACCTCGCGCCCGTCGCGGCCGACACGCGCGAGCAGTGGCGTCAGCTGCTCTCGAAGGTCGCGGTCGGCGGCGGCGAGGACGAGCACCTCACGCAGTTCTACACGGCCCTCTACCACTCGTTCCTGCACCCCAACACGTTCAACGACGTCGACGGCCAGTACATCGGCTTCGACGACGTCGTGCGCACGCTCGAACCGGGCCAGACGCAGTACGCGAACTTCTCGGACTGGGACATCTACCGCTCGCTCGTGCAGCTGCAAGCGCTGCTGCTGCCCGATGAGACGGCGCAGATGGGCGAGTCGCTCCTCCGCGACGCGCAGCAGCAGGGCGGTTGGTGGCCGCGCTGGCCGCTCGCGAACGACACCACCTCGCAGATGAACGGCGACAACTCCGTGCCCGTGTACGTGAACTACGCGGTCTGGGGCGCCGACACCTCGAAGATGGACCTCGCGGCAGCGCTCGAGATCATGGAGAAGGGCGCGACGCAGTCGGCGCCCGTCGGGTGGGGATGGTACGAGCGGCGCGGCGTCGAGGACTACGTCGAGCTCGGCTACCAGCCGAACAACGCCGACTCGGCGGGCGACCACGGACTCCAGGGCGCCTCGCAGACGCTCGAGTGGGCGATCGACGACTACACGATCGCCCAGCTCGCAGGCCTTCTCGGCGACGACGAGACGCGTGAGGAGTACCTCCAGCGGTCGCAGAACTGGCAGAACATCTTCAACCCGACGACGGGTTACCTATCGCCGCGCGACGACTTCGGCGCGTTCCCGGCAGGCCCCGGCTACGTTCCCCCGACCGGGAACAACTTCGGCCAGTCGGGCTACGCCGAGGGCAATGCGGCGCAGTACAACTGGCTCGTGCCGCAGAACCTCAAGGGACTCATCGACTCGATGGGCGGCGCCGAACCGACGATCGAGCGCCTCGACGCGTTCTTCGAGCAGATCAACGCCGGTCCGAACGTGCCGTTCATGTGGGCGGGCAACGAGATCAACTTCGGCGTGCCGTGGGTGTACAACGCCCTCGGCCAGCCGTGGAAGACGCAGGAGCAGGTGCGACGCATCCAGACCGAGCTGTTCGCGAACGGCCCCGGCGGCGCCCCCGGAAACGACGACCTCGGCGCGCAGTCGTCGTGGTACGTGTGGGCTTCGCTCGGTCTCTACCCGATCACTCCGGGTGAGACCGACCTCGGCGTTCACGCGCCGCTCTTCGAGCACGCGAAGCTCAGCCTCGGCAACGGCAACACGATCCGGATCAACGCCGAGGGCGCCGGGGTCGACGCCGCGTACGTGACCGATCTGCGCCTCGACGGGCAGGAGTACGAGCACACCGCGCTCCCGCAGTCGTTCGCGGTCCAGGGCGGAACGCTCGACTTCACGCTGTCGAACGAGCCCGACGAGACGTGGGCCGCGTCGCCCGAGGCGGCCTCGCCCTCGTACACGGAGTACCAGCGCCCGGCGATCGGTCTGACCGATCCGACCGGTCCGGTGACGGTGACCGCGGGCGACTCGCTCGACCTCGAGATCGGCGCGGCGGGCACGGGCCTCGGCGAGACCCCGGTGACCTGGAAGGCGGTCGCGCCCGACGGTGTCACGGTCACGCCGTCGTCGGGTTCGCTCACGGTGCCGTCGATCGGCCAGGTGCGCGATGACGTGGTGGTGGATGTCTCGGAGTCGGTCGAGTCGGGATCGCACCCGGTCTCGTTCGAGTTCGAGACGGCCGACGGGCAGAAGCTGCCGGGCGGCACGGTCGTCCTCGCGGTGCTCGCGGCCGACGGCAACGCGATCATGTGCAGCGTGTTGAGCACAGAGGTCACGGGAACGAGCCTCACGTGGAAGGACGAGGGCGACGGCAAGACCGTCCCCGCCGAGCGGGGCGGATTCATCGGCCGCACGACGACTGGCACGTCGAACTACATGTACTTCCAGGTCGACGACCTCTACGCGGCTCCCGGCAACGGGGCGCGGGCGGCGACGGTCAACGTGACGTACTTCGACCAGGGCACCGGATCGTGGAACCTCCACTACGACTCGGCGGGCACCACGGGGAACCCGAACTACAAGGACTCCCCGCGCTGGACGAACACGAACACGAACACGTGGAAGACGGCGACGTTCGTCCTGCCCGATGCCGAGTTCTCGAACGGTGAGAACGGCAACTCCGACTTCCGGCTCAACATCGGCATCGGCCAGCAGGTCATCGGCCGCGTGTCGGTCACGGTCAACGGTCCCGGCGTGACGGCGATGCACCTGTGCGACGCGCTCCCGCAGGCGCCCGAGATCGCGACGGGTCCGGCCGACGCGGTCGTGCTCGCGGGCGGCGACGCCGAGTTCGGAGCGGCCGTGTCGTCCGACCTGGCGACGCGTCTCGCGTGGCAGTCGAAGGCGCCCGGCAGCGACGAATGGGTCGCGGTCGACGGCCAGACCGGGCCGACGCTCGCCCTGGCGGGCGTCGGGACGTCGGTCGACGGCACGCAATACCGTGTCGTCGCATCGAACCTGGCCGGCCAGGCGACATCCGACCCCGCGACGCTCCGCGTCTACGGGCCGGTGTCGGCGGCGGTCGGCGCGGGCGAGATCGCCGAGTTCGGCACGATCGACTTCACGGGTGCGGGTTTCCTGCCCGGTGAAGACGTGACCGCCACGCTCGAACCCGGCGGGTTCGCGCTCGGCACGGCGACGGCGGATGCCTCCGGCGCGGTCTCGGGATCGGCGACGCTCGCCGATGACGTGGTCGCGGGGCGTACCAGGTGA
- a CDS encoding DASS family sodium-coupled anion symporter, producing the protein MTSTTQQAPTAQRPNYTSLIVKVAAIVVVTVAIAVIPPPEGVESNGFIMLGVFVGTILGLILQPLPTPSVALIGLTVAMFVGAMTPAEALAGFSNATIWLIVAAFFIAEGFLLTGLGRRLALFFIRILGKSTLGLSYGMAITDLILAPATPSNTARLGGVLYPIIASLSREENSTPESDESRRRLGTYLAFTATQVNVVTSAMFVTAMAGNPIAVQAAADQGIDISWGVWALAGLVPGLISLAAVPWIMMKLWPPTVKKTPEAPAHARAELAKMGRMSRGEWIMTGTFLLLLVLWIGGSSWNISATAAAFAGIAILLVTGVLTWKDMAANSSAWSTLIFFSVLVAMADQLNTLGVISWVGDGVADAVGGLSWIWAFVILTLVYFYAHYLFASNTAQIVAMYAVFLGAAVATGAPPVFAALVFGFIGNLFGALTHYASGPSAVIYGSGYVKVSEWFRYAFIMSIALIVIWTITGGLWMWVLGHWAGAEPPFG; encoded by the coding sequence ATGACGAGCACCACTCAGCAGGCACCGACCGCGCAGCGCCCGAACTACACGAGCCTCATCGTGAAGGTCGCGGCGATCGTCGTCGTGACGGTCGCGATCGCGGTCATCCCGCCGCCCGAGGGCGTCGAGTCGAACGGGTTCATCATGCTCGGCGTCTTCGTCGGCACGATCCTCGGGCTCATCCTGCAGCCGCTGCCGACGCCGTCGGTCGCGCTCATCGGGCTCACGGTCGCGATGTTCGTCGGGGCGATGACGCCGGCCGAAGCGCTCGCGGGCTTCTCGAACGCGACGATCTGGCTCATCGTCGCGGCGTTCTTCATCGCCGAGGGCTTCCTGCTCACCGGTCTCGGCCGCCGCCTCGCGCTCTTCTTCATCCGCATCCTCGGCAAGTCGACGCTCGGCCTGTCGTACGGCATGGCGATCACCGACCTCATCCTCGCGCCCGCGACGCCCTCGAACACGGCGCGCCTCGGCGGCGTGCTGTACCCGATCATCGCGTCGCTCAGTCGCGAGGAGAACTCGACCCCCGAGTCGGATGAATCGCGCAGGCGCCTCGGCACCTACCTCGCCTTCACGGCCACCCAGGTGAACGTCGTCACGAGCGCGATGTTCGTGACCGCCATGGCGGGCAACCCGATCGCCGTGCAGGCCGCGGCCGATCAGGGCATCGACATCTCGTGGGGCGTGTGGGCGCTCGCGGGTCTCGTGCCCGGTCTCATCAGCCTCGCCGCCGTGCCGTGGATCATGATGAAACTCTGGCCGCCGACCGTCAAGAAGACGCCCGAGGCGCCCGCGCACGCGCGCGCGGAGCTCGCGAAGATGGGGCGGATGTCCCGGGGCGAGTGGATCATGACGGGCACGTTCCTCCTCCTGCTCGTGCTCTGGATCGGCGGGTCGTCGTGGAACATCAGCGCGACCGCCGCCGCGTTCGCGGGCATCGCGATCCTGCTCGTGACGGGCGTGCTCACGTGGAAGGACATGGCGGCGAACTCCTCGGCGTGGTCGACCCTCATCTTCTTCTCGGTGCTCGTCGCGATGGCCGACCAGCTCAACACGCTCGGCGTCATCTCGTGGGTCGGCGACGGCGTCGCGGACGCGGTCGGCGGACTCAGCTGGATCTGGGCGTTCGTGATCCTCACGCTCGTGTACTTCTACGCGCACTACCTGTTCGCCTCGAACACGGCGCAGATCGTCGCGATGTACGCCGTGTTCCTCGGCGCCGCCGTCGCAACGGGCGCGCCGCCCGTGTTCGCCGCCCTCGTGTTCGGCTTCATCGGCAACCTGTTCGGCGCGCTCACGCACTACGCATCGGGCCCGTCGGCCGTCATCTACGGATCGGGCTACGTGAAGGTGTCGGAGTGGTTCCGCTACGCGTTCATCATGAGCATCGCGCTCATCGTCATCTGGACCATCACGGGCGGCCTCTGGATGTGGGTGCTCGGCCATTGGGCGGGCGCCGAGCCGCCGTTCGGATGA
- a CDS encoding LacI family DNA-binding transcriptional regulator, whose amino-acid sequence MNTTPNGPDDPQNAARARPTLVDVAAEAGVALKTASRVLNREPNVTPEKIARVHAAMAKLGYRRNDAARALRSGITASVGLLVDDISDPFSARLARAVESAAADRQSLLMVASTNYDPERHRELLGMFISRRLDGFVIVPTPTRDEGLEHDATGIPMVFVDRPPVGFDADVVLADNRGGAATAVRHLVELGHRRIACLSHPADNYTAAERTEGFRAGLDEAGIAFDPALAYDGEPDPRAFTAAYRAMKRLDDPPTAVFTTNNRTSIALLTGLGGRLEGDALVGFDDFELAEAMHPSISVIAQHPTAIGETAAALLFERIDGRGGPTEHRVVPSRLIVRGSSTPPMR is encoded by the coding sequence GTGAACACGACTCCGAACGGTCCCGACGACCCGCAGAACGCGGCGCGCGCCCGCCCGACCCTCGTCGACGTCGCCGCCGAAGCCGGGGTCGCGTTGAAGACCGCCTCGCGCGTGCTCAACCGAGAGCCCAACGTCACGCCCGAGAAGATCGCGCGGGTGCACGCCGCGATGGCCAAGCTCGGCTACCGCCGCAACGACGCCGCCCGCGCGCTCCGAAGCGGCATCACGGCGAGTGTCGGGCTGCTCGTCGACGACATCTCCGACCCGTTCTCGGCGCGGCTCGCGAGGGCCGTCGAATCGGCGGCCGCCGACCGTCAGAGCCTGCTCATGGTCGCCTCGACGAACTACGACCCCGAACGCCACCGCGAGCTGCTCGGCATGTTCATCAGCCGCCGCCTCGACGGCTTCGTCATCGTTCCGACGCCGACCCGCGACGAAGGACTCGAACACGACGCGACCGGCATCCCCATGGTCTTCGTCGACCGCCCGCCGGTGGGGTTCGACGCCGACGTCGTGCTCGCCGACAACCGCGGCGGGGCCGCGACCGCCGTGCGCCACCTCGTCGAGCTCGGGCACCGCCGCATCGCGTGCCTGAGCCACCCCGCCGACAACTACACGGCGGCCGAACGCACCGAGGGCTTCCGTGCCGGGCTCGACGAAGCGGGCATCGCCTTCGACCCGGCGCTCGCCTACGACGGCGAGCCCGACCCTCGCGCATTCACCGCGGCGTATCGCGCGATGAAGCGCCTCGACGATCCCCCCACCGCGGTCTTCACGACGAACAACCGCACGTCCATCGCGCTCCTCACGGGGCTCGGCGGCCGGCTCGAGGGCGACGCGCTCGTCGGCTTCGACGACTTCGAGCTCGCCGAGGCGATGCATCCGTCGATTTCAGTCATCGCCCAGCACCCGACGGCGATCGGCGAGACGGCCGCCGCGCTCCTGTTCGAACGCATCGACGGCCGCGGAGGTCCGACCGAGCACCGCGTCGTGCCCAGCCGGCTCATCGTGCGCGGTTCGAGCACGCCGCCCATGCGATGA
- a CDS encoding sulfite exporter TauE/SafE family protein, translated as MWLESLAIFAAGAWAGLINVIVGSGTLVTFPVLIMLGYPPLTANISSGIGLVAGSITGAVGFRREIAEQRSLALLLLPAGAAGGLAGGLLLLVLPPEAFSLIVPVLVGLGIVMVVVAPMLQRWIAKRRVAVVAAVTGATAVIEDGVPDVHEPGVPGAPGHDGLAGMNLRHRIVMIAAVFVLGLYGGYFGAALGVIMLGALSLLSTIELTKLNALKNLLIVGINGVSATLFIIVANEYISWRAVALLAIGATLGGLIGARIGRRIPDWVLRTTVVVVGTIALVNLIVNS; from the coding sequence ATGTGGCTGGAGTCGCTCGCGATCTTCGCCGCAGGCGCCTGGGCCGGCCTGATCAACGTCATCGTCGGCTCCGGCACCCTCGTCACGTTCCCCGTGCTCATCATGCTCGGGTATCCGCCCCTCACGGCGAACATCTCGAGCGGCATCGGGCTCGTCGCGGGCTCGATCACGGGAGCCGTGGGGTTCCGGCGCGAGATCGCCGAGCAGCGGAGCCTCGCGTTGCTGCTGTTGCCTGCGGGAGCGGCGGGAGGGCTCGCTGGCGGGCTGCTCCTGCTCGTGCTGCCGCCCGAGGCGTTCAGCCTGATCGTGCCCGTGCTCGTCGGGCTCGGCATCGTCATGGTCGTCGTGGCACCCATGCTGCAGCGGTGGATCGCGAAACGTCGGGTCGCCGTGGTCGCGGCGGTGACCGGGGCGACGGCCGTCATCGAAGACGGGGTCCCCGATGTCCACGAGCCGGGTGTGCCGGGCGCGCCGGGTCACGACGGTCTCGCGGGGATGAACCTCCGCCACCGCATCGTCATGATCGCCGCGGTGTTCGTGCTCGGCCTCTACGGCGGCTACTTCGGAGCGGCCCTCGGCGTCATCATGCTGGGCGCGCTGAGCCTGCTCTCGACGATCGAGCTCACGAAGCTCAACGCCCTGAAGAACCTGCTCATCGTCGGCATCAACGGCGTCTCGGCGACGCTCTTCATCATCGTCGCGAACGAGTACATCAGTTGGCGGGCCGTCGCCCTGCTCGCCATCGGCGCGACGCTCGGCGGCCTCATCGGCGCCCGCATCGGGCGGCGCATCCCCGACTGGGTGCTCCGCACGACGGTCGTCGTGGTCGGCACGATCGCGCTCGTGAACCTCATCGTGAACTCGTAG
- a CDS encoding amidohydrolase family protein: protein MPPADAPRNGAPDLGPLARRVRRSLNGDHPGEIGTMLPPFIDHHVHLMLTGEGAFAGGGIAGVVDLGAPPELVARVADRGGMPRLRFAGAFLTADGGYPTGRPWAAEGSVCGLGAGHDASEAPDAGDADHQGLPDAIVAAVEEQVRFGASVVKVTLHADHGPVLSPAALAELVATAHAHGLPVVAHVEGAGMTALALDAGVYALAHVPFTEALTAHEIARAAAAGQAWISTLWVNGYGAGGEQFDIASDNLRRFRAAGGRVLYGTDLGNGERPTGLDPAELAALAGVGLEASDLIAALADPWPLAEASDWAFGGIATFVAGPPPATLDDVPGWLASARVLATEDLEVLEP from the coding sequence ATGCCTCCCGCCGACGCTCCTCGCAACGGTGCGCCCGACCTCGGGCCGCTCGCCCGCCGCGTGCGGCGCTCGCTCAACGGCGACCACCCCGGCGAGATCGGCACGATGCTGCCGCCGTTCATCGACCACCATGTGCACCTCATGCTCACGGGCGAGGGCGCGTTCGCGGGCGGCGGCATCGCGGGCGTCGTCGACCTCGGGGCTCCGCCCGAGCTCGTCGCGCGCGTCGCCGATCGGGGCGGGATGCCGCGGCTGCGCTTCGCGGGCGCGTTCCTGACCGCCGACGGCGGCTACCCGACGGGGCGCCCGTGGGCGGCCGAAGGCAGCGTCTGCGGCCTCGGCGCCGGCCACGATGCATCCGAAGCTCCCGACGCGGGCGACGCCGACCACCAGGGCCTCCCCGACGCGATCGTCGCCGCCGTCGAAGAACAGGTGCGATTCGGGGCATCCGTCGTCAAGGTCACGCTGCACGCCGATCACGGGCCGGTGCTCTCGCCCGCCGCCCTCGCCGAACTCGTCGCGACCGCGCACGCCCACGGCCTGCCCGTCGTCGCCCACGTCGAAGGCGCCGGCATGACGGCGCTCGCGCTCGACGCGGGCGTCTACGCCCTCGCCCACGTGCCGTTCACCGAAGCGCTCACCGCCCACGAGATCGCGCGCGCCGCCGCGGCCGGACAAGCCTGGATCTCGACCCTCTGGGTCAACGGGTACGGCGCGGGCGGCGAACAGTTCGACATCGCGTCCGACAACCTCCGGCGCTTCCGCGCCGCGGGCGGCCGGGTGCTCTACGGCACCGACCTCGGCAACGGGGAGCGACCGACGGGCCTCGACCCCGCCGAACTCGCCGCGCTCGCAGGCGTCGGGCTCGAGGCATCCGACCTCATCGCGGCGCTCGCCGACCCGTGGCCGCTCGCCGAGGCATCCGACTGGGCCTTCGGCGGCATCGCGACCTTCGTCGCGGGGCCGCCGCCCGCGACTCTCGACGACGTGCCCGGCTGGCTCGCGAGCGCGCGCGTGCTCGCGACCGAAGACCTGGAGGTGCTCGAACCATGA
- a CDS encoding carbohydrate-binding protein — MTLTGSTSHGVATAALTVTPAPTGVKLSTVTTRSQCVNDKPAVAVYAVNGEQVAVDIRLTTPFGDKKFTKVAPGAAVYAIFSATDASIVAGSSTAAAYYYANGRGHYQVYTVGYDAIDCAPKPPAYSASTVYTGGEFVTYDGRTFQAQWWTKGETPGATATGAWAEVGAPVTTSQGVFPSWTRSWIYVGGETVVYNGHLWKAKWWTRNQQPGDPYGPWQDLGRV; from the coding sequence GTGACGCTCACCGGATCGACGTCGCACGGCGTCGCGACGGCCGCGTTGACCGTGACGCCCGCTCCGACGGGTGTGAAGCTGTCGACCGTGACGACCCGCTCGCAGTGCGTGAACGACAAGCCTGCTGTCGCGGTCTACGCGGTCAACGGCGAGCAGGTCGCGGTCGACATCCGTCTGACGACGCCGTTCGGTGACAAGAAGTTCACCAAGGTGGCGCCGGGGGCCGCGGTGTATGCGATCTTCAGCGCAACCGATGCGTCGATCGTGGCCGGATCGTCGACGGCTGCCGCGTACTACTACGCGAACGGACGGGGTCACTACCAGGTGTACACGGTGGGCTATGACGCGATCGACTGCGCGCCGAAGCCGCCGGCGTACAGTGCGTCGACCGTCTACACGGGTGGCGAGTTCGTCACCTACGACGGTCGTACGTTCCAGGCGCAGTGGTGGACCAAGGGCGAGACCCCTGGCGCGACGGCGACGGGCGCGTGGGCCGAGGTCGGCGCACCGGTGACGACGTCGCAGGGCGTGTTCCCGAGTTGGACGCGGTCGTGGATCTACGTCGGCGGGGAGACGGTCGTGTACAACGGCCACCTCTGGAAGGCGAAGTGGTGGACGCGCAACCAGCAGCCGGGCGACCCGTACGGGCCCTGGCAGGACCTCGGTCGCGTCTGA